One Pecten maximus chromosome 7, xPecMax1.1, whole genome shotgun sequence genomic window carries:
- the LOC117331174 gene encoding LOW QUALITY PROTEIN: protocadherin Fat 4-like (The sequence of the model RefSeq protein was modified relative to this genomic sequence to represent the inferred CDS: deleted 1 base in 1 codon) yields MAIDSASGQITNTAALDYESATSCTLIIHATDGGATALVSTATAIITISPVNEATPDFGGDFTTSFLESVGIGTSVTAAVATDTDVGNDGVIKYSLNTFGTVFNIDASNGDIYLASNVDRETTPSYVVVVHGIDQSGTTKKTGSVSITINIDDTNDNTPSCTSTVLFQELTSVSVNDVVDSLTCNDADTGVNAALTYTITSGNTNTDFAISGAGVVTVANLPSQTDYQLQIVVSDTGATPLSTTVYVTIKVYVVPTFTVLPTTESVIESTAIGTLIHTVLVTTASGLQSFQITSGNADSKFSINAISGKIFLYGSLDRETTSSYSLVIRVTDTVSTLNADATLTITVTDFNDVTPSFANSFYSLSVVENVVTGTVIQNLAATDTDAGVNADLTYSIASGNAEGKFAISTAGVLSTANTLDAETTQSYTLVITVNDNGATKLTGTTTVYATVTNVDEFPVTFGVAGNAYTSTLAEDTATGTTFFTVTAQDQDINTVMSYAITAGNGAGIFVIDSVTGEIILSDFLDRETAASHSLTITADNGAGTTLDATLDITVSDVNDNDPDFSPSFVYTFNVDENQLAGITVGTVTSSDIDSGVNANLVLSIVGGNTGTAFQLVGSDIELIGTLDFETTPSYILLIESLDQGTPARSSTATVNIAVNPIYAQPQTAVTNDAVTIAENTGLNTAIYDMDATVLGAVEGAAGDLKYVIQSGNAEGKFSVSLYTGVLTVAGALDRETTASYVIVIRAENRNDATKRDTVSVSITLTDINDNDPVFGPTSYTWSIDEGLAINSSPGTVIATDADSGTNAAIIFSIVAGEGNSDFTVDSTTGIVSTTVILNAATQASYLLTVNAVDSGTTQRTGSCSVIITVNDINDQVPTFSQTTYNYDISEGVGVSETVFSFYAADSDTGANGRVNYNIISGNAALKFTLGSTDGQLVMANTLDRESLSSYVLVVEATDSGTTPNTGTTTFSVTVTDINDNSPVFATNPYTATVLRTAAASTAVTTVVATDADAGTNSDLRYSILSGNPDNLFHVDSISGVVKTLGTLSAAADSHALVIQAEDQGVAYRSATTTLSVTVDPINSPAVSDLTFTVSESVAVNYPVGTVSTNPVHAAGATVDFTIISGNQAGHFQIGLTDGHITNINSLDYETTTDFYLVINLKDTTDPTLDYDKNIHIVVTDSNDLTPVINPTSYTTPLVENSPIGVTVLQVTATDGDSGTNAQMTFEIFSAVPLASTYLQIDNNGIVTVKQEIDYETVTTIVFEVLVKDGGTPINTATAAVTVNVINVLDTATVTGSASHFFSLECATEASNADVIRTLTGTDFGLTVGATDTLAFLTLSSGGVFTVGSSSGDFSVQDQTYLFSESRYFMDVIAEMTTAANVVTASSGLIRIDTFVATTSVVVLTHSVDVTTVSAQTNTLKTALQALFPATTRVEIWKHQGSSSTARRRLLATGSESLIYVVSDTSADTLDGLQTTKSFQTSSEILSVLQQADGSPATALSGATFTTFPVTAVSSYTSSSSTTTNWAQTTVGIAVLSTIGCSIVLLAAILAAYFFCTRSRKYRFNEEKQGRRTKFHQYTTREQR; encoded by the exons ATGGCTATTGACTCAGCATCCGGACAGATCACCAACACTGCCGCCCTTGACTACGAGAGTGCCACTTCCTGTACCCTGATTATACATGCCACAGATGGCGGTGCCACTGCATTGGTTTCCACGGCAACAGCCATCATCACAATCTCACCTGTTAATGAGGCAACACCAGATTTCGGGGGAGACTTCACCACATCGTTTTTAGAAAGTGTTGGTATAG GTACATCTGTCACCGCAGCCGTTGCTACGGATACGGACGTGGGTAACGATGGTGTTATCAAATACTCGCTCAACACATTCGGAACAGTTTTCAACATAGATGCCAGCAATGGGGACATCTACCTTGCATCTAACGTTGACAGGGAGACAACTCCGTCATATGTCGTAGTAGTCCATGGGATCGACCAATCAGGTACTACAAAGAAAACAGGAAGTGTGTCCATCACCATCAACATTGACGACACAAATGATAACACGCCATCCTGTACGTCCACTGTGTTGTTCCAGGAGTTGACGTCCGTTTCTGTTAACGACGTTGTGGATTCGCTTACCTGTAATGATGCAGATACAGGGGTCAATGCAGCCTTGACCTACACCATCACCAGTGGCAACACCAACACAGACTTTGCCATTAGCGGCGCAGGCGTTGTGACAGTGGCAAACCTGCCAAGTCAGACAGATTATCAGTTACAGATCGTGGTCTCGGATACAGGAGCCACACCACTATCGACGACTGTGTATGTAACCATAAAAGTATATGTTGTCCCGACCTTCACAGTCTTACCAACCACAGAGAGTGTCATAGAATCAACTGCCATCGGAACACTCATACACACCGTGCTGGTAACCACGGCTTCTGGATTGCAATCCTTCCAGATCACGAGTGGAAATGCTGACAGTAAATTCAGTATAAATGCCATTTCtggaaaaatatttctttatggTTCATTAGACAGAGAGACAACTTCAAGCTACAGTCTGGTGATACGCGTGACGGACACGGTCAGTACACTGAACGCAGATGCTACTCTGACTATCACTGTGACCGATTTCAATGACGTCACTCCGAGCTTTGCTAATTCTTTCTATTCACTGTCAGTTGTTGAGAACGTGGTCACAGGGACTGTCATACAGAACTTAGCCGCAACAGATACAGATGCTGGAGTGAATGCGGACTTGACCTATTCGATTGCCAGTGGAAATGCTGAAGGGAAGTTTGCTATCAGTACAGCAGGGGTGTTATCAACAGCCAACACCTTAGATGCTGAGACCACCCAATCTTACACACTAGTCATCACAGTCAATGACAATGGCGCCACAAAATTAACCGGTACGACGACTGTCTATGCAACGGTGACCAACGTTGACGAATTTCCAGTGACTTTCGGTGTGGCGGGGAATGCCTATACCAGCACCCTGGCAGAAGACACGGCCACAGGTACCACATTCTTCACTGTCACAGCCCAGGACCAGGACATCAACACTGTAATGTCTTACGCCATTACAGCCGGGAATGGTGCAGGAATTTTTGTGATAGACTCCGTCACAGGAGAAATTATATTGTCAGATTTTCTGGACAGGGAAACGGCTGCCAGTCATTCTTTAACAATCACCGCAGATAATGGCGCAGGGACGACATTGGATGCCACGTTAGACATTACAGTATCTGATGTCAATGATAATGACCCGGATTTTAGCCCTTCATTCGTTTACACATTTAATGTGGATGAAAATCAATTAGCCGGGATCACCGTTGGTACAGTGACATCCTCCGATATCGACAGCGGAGTTAATGCAAATCTAGTTCTCTCAATAGTGGGTGGTAACACGGGCACAGCTTTCCAGTTGGTTGGCTCGGATATTGAACTCATTGGTACTCTTGACTTTGAAACAACACCAAGCTACATCCTTCTCATTGAATCTCTTGACCAAGGGACACCTGCCAGGTCATCAACGGCAACCGTGAATATTGCCGTTAATCCTATTTATGCGCAGCCTCAGACTGCCGTGACAAATGATGCTGTTACTATTGCAGAAAATACTGGACTTAATACAGCAATTTACGACATGGATGCCACTGTACTAGGAGCTGTGGAA GGCGCCGCTGGTGATCTGAAGTATGTCATCCAATCTGGAAACGCTGAGGGAAAGTTTTCTGTTTCACTTTACACAGGGGTGTTGACAGTGGCTGGTGCACTTGATAGAGAGACAACAGCGAGTTACGTCATTGTTATTCGTGCTGAGAACAGAAATGACGCCACAAAGAGAGATACGGTCTCTGTGTCTATCACACTAACAGATATCAACGACAATGATCCTGTTTTCGGCCCTACATCATATACATGGTCTATAGACGAAGGTCTGGCTATAAATTCTTCACCAGGCACAGTAATTGCAACAGATGCTGATTCTGGTACTAATGCGGCAATAATCTTTTCAATAGTGGCAGGGGAAGGTAACTCTGATTTTACAGTAGATAGTACGACTGGAATCGTCTCCACCACTGTGATTCTGAATGCAGCCACACAAGCGAGCTATCTGTTGACCGTCAATGCTGTTGACAGTGGAACAACACAGCGCACAGGATCTTGTTCCGTCATTATCACTGTTAATGATATCAATGATCAGGTACCGACTTTTAGTCAAACGACTTACAACTACGATATCAGTGAAGGCGTAGGTGTTTCTGAAACAGTCTTTAGTTTCTATGCAGCCGATAGTGACACGGGCGCCAATGGTAGGGTTAACTACAACATCATATCGGGAAATGCAGCGTTGAAGTTTACCCTTGGATCAACAGATGGACAGCTTGTCATGGCAAATACGTTGGACCGTGAATCGCTGAGCTCTTATGTCCTGGTTGTGGAGGCGACAGACAGCGGTACGACACCCAATACTGGGACTACTACTTTCTCAGTAACGGTGACGGACATCAATGACAACTCCCCCGTGTTCGCCACCAATCCATATACAGCTACTGTGTTACGTACGGCTGCCGCATCCACCGCAGTTACAACCGTTGTTGCCACTGATGCTGATGCAGGAACCAACAGTGATCTGCGGTACTCTATATTGAGTGGTAATCCTGATAATCTATTCCATGTGGATTCCATATCTGGCGTGGTGAAGACACTAGGGACTTTAAGTGCTGCCGCCGACAGCCACGCCCTAGTGATTCAGGCAGAGGACCAAGGCGTGGCATACCGCTCAGCCACCACCACACTCAGTGTTACTGTGGACCCAATAAATAGTCCTGCTGTCAGTGACTTGACCTTCACGGTATCTGAGAGTGTGGCTGTCAATTATCCCGTTGgtacagtttctacaaatcctGTACATGCAGCTGGTGCAACGGTGGACTTCACAATCATCAGTGGCAACCAGGCTGGGCATTTTCAGATTGGCCTTACTGATGGACATATTACAAACATTAATAGCCTGGATTATGAAACAACAACTGACTTTTATCTTGTGATAAATTTAAAAGATACAACTGATCCTACACTTGACTATGACAAGAACATCCACATTGTTGTGACAGACTCAAATGATCTGACTCCAGTAATTAACCCAACCTCATACACCACACCTTTGGTGGAAAACTCTCCCATCGGAGTGACAGTTCTCCAAGTCACAGCAACAGATGGAGACTCGGGAACAAACGCGCAGATGACCTTTGAAATCTTTTCAGCAGTTCCCCTGGCAAGCACTTACTTACAGATCGATAACAATGGAATTGTCACTGTGAAACAAGAAATAGATTACGAAACTGTCACTACAATCGTTTTTGAGGTACTCGTTAAAGATGGAGGAACTCCAATCAACACAGCCACGGCAGCAGTAACAGTAAATGTTATAAACGTTCTTGACACTGCAACTGTTACAGGGTCAGCATCCCACTTTTTCTCTCTTGAATGTGCAACGGAGGCATCGAACGCTGATGTGATCAGGACTCTGACGGGAACAGACTTCGGTCTGACGGTTGGAGCCACAGACACTCTAGCTTTCCTCACACTCAGTAGTGGTGGTGTGTTTACAGTCGGGTCCAGTTCAGGGGATTTCTCAGTACAGGATCAGACTTACTTGTTCTCAGAGTCGCGATACTTCATGGATGTTATTGCTGAGATGACAACAGCAGCCAATGTGGTGACGGCATCGTCCGGTCTGATACGTATCGACACATTTGTTGCCACTACTTCTGTTgtggtattgacacacagtgtTGATGTGACTACGGTCTCTGCCCAAAC TAATACCCTGAAAACAGCCCTCCAGGCACTGTTTCCGGCGACTACACGTGTGGAGATCTGGAAACACCAAGGCTCTTCCTCCACAGCACGTCGTCGCCTCTTGGCCACAGG